The segment AACGGTATCTCCATAAATTTGTTTAAAACCTTCTTTTAATTTCTTTAAGTTTAAACCAATTTCATTTGCTAGTTCTTGTAAACTTGGTGGTTCTGCCATTCTAGAAATAATAATTTCTTTCGCTTTTCTAATTTTAAGAACATTCTGTTCATCAACTAAAAAAGGACAATATTCACCATTATTATTTTCTTCTTGCTGAAAATGAAGACTTAATAATTCGTATACTTTTCCTTTTACATACAGATCTCTAATAGAACTATTTATATTTGAGTTGATAATTTGCTGTAAAACAATAGAAACCATTGGTTTTATCTCACTATCATCATAATATTTTTTGTGGCTATTTTCATCACTTAAAAAAGGAATATAACCAGATTCTTTAGAGAATAATGAATGAAATTTTTCTATTGAAATTAATAAAGAAAGTAAGGTTGTTTTAGGTTGAATTTCTAAATTAATAGGTAAAGTTCTTTGCGGATTGTATAGCAGAATAGACCTATTGTCTAAAACATCAAAAGTGTAAGAACTGTTGTTAAAGATGAATTTTGATTTTCCTCTTAAACAAAAGTGAATTTGTATAAAAGTGCTATTTATTTCTCTTTCAAAATTAAGTACTTCTTTGCTTTCGTTCTGAAAATGAAGTACATAAAAACCTTTTTCTAAGTTGATTTCTTCAAAAGTACTTTCTCCGACATTTTTAAACATACCTATTTCTTTAATTCAAGTGTTTTTATTTAGATTCATTCTATATAGAAATGAATAAAAAGCTTGATTTGTTAGCAAAAATAGTGCTTTTAGACATTTTTTCTATTAAAATGTTGATAAAAAACATTTAACGATATAAAAAGTACTTGCAGCGACATTTTTTTCTAAGTTAAGTTTATACTTTTGTCTAACTTTTACAAATAGATGCAAGAGGATAAGCAAGAACATTTTTACAATATTGGCGTTAGTTATAAAAAAGCTGATGCAAACACGCGTGGTAAATTTTCTTTATCTAAAGAAAACCAGATTTCGTTGTTAGAGCTTTCTAAAGAGAGAGGTTTTGACGGTGTCTTTATCATATCTACATGTAATAGAACTGAAATAAGTGGTTTTGCAGAACGTCCTTGTCAATTAATAGAACTTCTATGTGAGTTTTCTGAAGGTACAATTCAAGAATTTGCTAAAATTTCTAATGTTTACAAAAACCAAGAAGCTATTCAGCAATTGTTTAGAATTGGTACAGGATTGGAAAGTCAGATTTTAGGAGATTATGAAATTGTAGGTCAATTAAGACAATCTTTTAAATTAGCTAAATCTCTAAAAACTACAAATGCTTATTTAGAGAGGTTAATAAATAGTGTTTTGCAGGCAAGTAAACGCGTAAAGAACGAAACAAAATTAAGTTCTGGAACAACATCTGTTTCTTATGCAGCTGTTCAATTTATTATTAAAAATTTACCAGATTATAATTCTAAAAACATTTTAGTTTTTGGTTTAGGTAAAATGGGTAAGTATACTTGTAAAAATTTAGCTGAATACACACAAAACAAAACTGTTTGTTTAATAAATAGAACGGAAGAAAAAACTACAGAATTTGTAAAAGAACATACTTCTATTAGAAAAGCTGTCATAGAAAATTTATCAGAAGAAGTTGAAAAGGCAGATGTTTTAATTGTTTCTACAGGAGCAGATACTCCAACAATTACAAAAGAACATATTTCTAAAAACAAAGAATTATTAATTTTAGACTTATCAATGCCAGAAAATGTAGCTAAATCTGTTGCTAATTTAGAGGGTATTTCTTTGGTTAATATAGATGAACTTTCTAAAATTACTGATGAAACTTTAGTTGTTCGTCAACAAGAAGTTCCTTTTGCAGAAGCAATTATAGAAACGCATAAAGCAGAATTTAACGATTGGTTAAATCATAGAAGATTTACGCCAGCAATTGCTGCGTTAAAAAAATCTTTAGAAAATATAAAAAACAACGAAATTAATTTTCAGAAGAAAAAAATTGTTGATTTTGATGAAAGTCAAGCAGAAATATTAACTTCACGTTTTATCCAAAAAATAACAACACAATTTGTGAAACATTTAAAAGATGAAGAAACATCTGTTTCACAAAGCCTTCAAGTAATAAATAAGGTTTTTCAATCTTAAACTAAACTCCATGC is part of the Polaribacter sp. SA4-10 genome and harbors:
- a CDS encoding helix-turn-helix transcriptional regulator, which gives rise to MFKNVGESTFEEINLEKGFYVLHFQNESKEVLNFEREINSTFIQIHFCLRGKSKFIFNNSSYTFDVLDNRSILLYNPQRTLPINLEIQPKTTLLSLLISIEKFHSLFSKESGYIPFLSDENSHKKYYDDSEIKPMVSIVLQQIINSNINSSIRDLYVKGKVYELLSLHFQQEENNNGEYCPFLVDEQNVLKIRKAKEIIISRMAEPPSLQELANEIGLNLKKLKEGFKQIYGDTVYSFLFDYKMEHARKLLESNQYNVNEVGTKVGYSTASHFIAAFKKKFGTTPKKYVMSLNK
- the hemA gene encoding glutamyl-tRNA reductase: MQEDKQEHFYNIGVSYKKADANTRGKFSLSKENQISLLELSKERGFDGVFIISTCNRTEISGFAERPCQLIELLCEFSEGTIQEFAKISNVYKNQEAIQQLFRIGTGLESQILGDYEIVGQLRQSFKLAKSLKTTNAYLERLINSVLQASKRVKNETKLSSGTTSVSYAAVQFIIKNLPDYNSKNILVFGLGKMGKYTCKNLAEYTQNKTVCLINRTEEKTTEFVKEHTSIRKAVIENLSEEVEKADVLIVSTGADTPTITKEHISKNKELLILDLSMPENVAKSVANLEGISLVNIDELSKITDETLVVRQQEVPFAEAIIETHKAEFNDWLNHRRFTPAIAALKKSLENIKNNEINFQKKKIVDFDESQAEILTSRFIQKITTQFVKHLKDEETSVSQSLQVINKVFQS